A genomic stretch from Flavobacterium nitratireducens includes:
- a CDS encoding DMP19 family protein — protein sequence MEFGSILISESAANSENPQDVINSNISIVNLMREEKIDDEDIHEDALMSYYLDFYAAQIAQGNFAQFVYNSGWNKELNELIEEGLEIIGAPKHLELFQEQCKKVRLMSNIKLGKFLKGKLEGVNPIRDAINNNAFSTPEISGLENLVELNAAFLKHHPDTQILTVDIIFELLEDYLDREIKRS from the coding sequence ATGGAATTCGGAAGTATCTTAATCTCAGAAAGCGCAGCCAACAGCGAAAATCCTCAGGATGTAATCAACTCCAACATTTCGATTGTAAACCTGATGCGCGAAGAAAAAATTGACGATGAAGACATTCACGAAGATGCCTTAATGAGTTATTATCTGGATTTTTATGCGGCACAAATCGCTCAGGGGAATTTTGCTCAGTTTGTATACAATTCGGGTTGGAACAAAGAACTGAACGAATTAATCGAAGAAGGCCTTGAAATAATTGGCGCTCCAAAACATCTGGAATTATTCCAGGAACAATGCAAAAAAGTACGCCTGATGAGTAACATAAAATTGGGCAAATTCTTAAAAGGAAAATTAGAAGGTGTTAATCCAATTCGTGACGCTATTAACAACAATGCTTTTTCCACTCCCGAAATCTCAGGACTGGAGAATTTAGTTGAACTAAATGCCGCTTTTTTAAAGCATCATCCCGACACACAAATCCTAACTGTAGATATAATTTTTGAACTTTTAGAAGATTATTTAGACCGCGAGATTAAAAGAAGTTAA
- a CDS encoding YfiT family bacillithiol transferase: MQEQLYDLERLRFPIGEFQKPNFIGREILDKWITAIESFPARIRLLTATLSVEELDWKYRPNGWSIKQVVHHCADSHLNSFIRFKLALTEEMPVIKAYEEQLWAELPDGISNDLTASFQIIEGVHTRWVLLLKSFGEEELKRQFIHPATNKSLSLDEVIGIYAWHSNHHLAHIEQALFYKGKF, encoded by the coding sequence ATGCAAGAACAATTATATGATTTAGAACGTTTACGTTTTCCAATAGGCGAATTTCAAAAGCCAAATTTTATAGGTCGTGAAATTTTGGATAAATGGATAACAGCCATTGAAAGTTTCCCAGCTAGAATTCGTTTGTTAACAGCTACTCTTTCAGTAGAAGAATTGGATTGGAAATACCGTCCAAACGGATGGAGTATCAAACAAGTGGTACATCATTGTGCCGATAGTCATTTGAACAGTTTTATTCGGTTTAAATTGGCTTTGACTGAAGAAATGCCAGTAATCAAAGCTTATGAAGAGCAATTGTGGGCAGAATTACCAGATGGTATTTCGAATGATTTAACCGCTTCTTTTCAAATTATTGAGGGAGTCCATACTCGATGGGTGTTGTTGTTAAAATCTTTTGGAGAGGAAGAATTAAAACGGCAATTTATTCATCCCGCTACAAATAAAAGTTTGAGTCTGGACGAAGTAATTGGTATTTATGCTTGGCATAGTAATCATCATTTAGCACATATTGAACAAGCTTTGTTTTACAAGGGGAAATTTTAA
- a CDS encoding carbon-nitrogen hydrolase family protein, with the protein MQAEINKVELRNLKIQDYKELKNSMIESYPEMIDDYWRESDIKKLLKIFPEGQLVILVDDIVVGAALSLIVDEDLVEKNHDYAKITGDYTFSTHNPNGEVLYGIDVFVVPKYRGLRLGRRLYDARKEICEQLNLKSIVFAGRIPNYGNYAHELTPKAYIDKVKRKEIHDPVLSFQLSNEFHVMRVMRNYLEGDRKSKQFAVLLEWNNIYYDESPQIINTTKSVIRLGLIQWQMRPLRDLDALIEQAEFFIDAVSGYGSDFAVFPELFIAPLMADYNHLSEADAIRELAKYSEPIRKRFQELAISYNINIITGSMPTLVDGVLYNSGFLCKRDGTYETYTKIHITPNEVFHWGITGGNTIKTFDTDCGKIGIMICYDVEFPELSRLMADEGMNILFVPFLTDTQNGYTRVKHCAQARAIENECYVAIAGCVGNLPKVNNMDIQYAQTAVFTPSDFAFPSNGIKAETTPNTEMTLIVDVDLDLLKELHEHGSVNILKDRRHDLYRIKKLKS; encoded by the coding sequence ATGCAGGCAGAAATCAATAAAGTCGAACTTAGAAATTTAAAAATTCAAGACTATAAAGAATTAAAAAATTCCATGATTGAATCCTATCCCGAAATGATAGATGATTATTGGAGGGAATCGGATATTAAAAAATTACTTAAAATATTTCCAGAAGGACAACTGGTTATATTAGTAGACGATATTGTGGTGGGGGCTGCACTCTCACTGATAGTTGATGAAGATTTGGTCGAAAAGAATCATGATTATGCTAAAATTACGGGTGATTATACCTTTTCTACCCATAATCCTAATGGAGAAGTGCTTTACGGAATTGATGTTTTTGTGGTTCCTAAATATAGAGGATTGCGTTTAGGTCGTCGTTTGTATGATGCCCGAAAAGAAATTTGTGAACAATTGAATTTGAAATCGATTGTATTTGCTGGACGAATACCAAATTACGGTAATTATGCCCATGAATTAACTCCTAAGGCATATATTGATAAGGTAAAAAGAAAAGAAATTCATGATCCCGTATTGTCTTTTCAGTTGAGTAACGAATTTCACGTAATGCGTGTAATGCGAAATTATCTGGAAGGCGATCGTAAATCGAAGCAATTTGCCGTTTTGTTAGAATGGAACAATATCTATTATGATGAAAGTCCGCAAATAATTAATACTACAAAAAGTGTTATTCGATTGGGTTTAATTCAATGGCAAATGAGACCTTTAAGAGATTTGGATGCCTTAATTGAACAGGCTGAATTTTTTATTGATGCCGTATCGGGTTATGGAAGTGATTTTGCTGTTTTTCCAGAGCTGTTTATTGCGCCTTTAATGGCAGATTATAATCATTTATCAGAAGCAGATGCTATTCGGGAACTAGCTAAATATTCAGAACCCATTCGCAAAAGATTTCAAGAACTAGCGATTTCTTATAATATCAACATCATTACAGGTAGTATGCCTACTTTGGTAGATGGTGTTTTGTACAATAGTGGTTTTTTGTGCAAAAGAGACGGAACGTATGAAACCTATACCAAAATTCATATCACGCCAAATGAAGTTTTTCATTGGGGAATAACAGGAGGAAACACTATTAAAACCTTCGATACTGATTGTGGCAAAATAGGAATCATGATTTGTTATGATGTAGAGTTTCCAGAACTGTCCCGATTAATGGCCGATGAAGGCATGAATATCTTGTTTGTGCCATTTCTGACCGATACTCAAAATGGTTATACACGTGTGAAACATTGCGCACAAGCCAGAGCCATAGAAAACGAATGTTATGTAGCCATTGCCGGTTGTGTGGGGAATTTGCCAAAGGTGAATAATATGGATATTCAATACGCGCAAACAGCGGTTTTTACCCCTTCCGATTTTGCTTTTCCAAGTAACGGTATAAAAGCCGAAACGACTCCCAATACCGAAATGACTTTGATTGTTGATGTCGATTTAGACTTACTCAAAGAGTTACATGAACACGGAAGTGTCAATATTTTAAAGGATCGCCGTCACGATTTGTACCGAATTAAAAAACTAAAAAGTTAA
- the radA gene encoding DNA repair protein RadA — translation MSKVKTSFFCQSCGTSYAKWQGQCNACKEWNTIAEEIIQKQDKVAWKSEPTPSNRAPKPLKITEIDSTQEIRMDTTDAELNRVLGGGIVPGSLTLLGGEPGIGKSTLLLQISLKLPYKTLYVSGEESQKQIKMRAERITPSSDNCYILTETKTQNIFKQIEAIEPEIVIIDSIQTLHTDYIESTAGSISQIRETTAELIKFAKESNIPVILIGHITKDGNIAGPKILEHMVDTVLQFEGDRNHIYRILRSLKNRFGSTSEIGIYEMLGSGLREVSNPSEILISHKDEELSGTAIATTLEGMRPLMIEIQSLVSTAVYGTPQRSTTGYNAKRLNMILAVLEKRAGFRLGAKDVFLNITGGITVDDPAIDLAVVAAILSSNEDIPVDKGFCFAGEVGLSGEIRPVNRVDQRIQEAEKLGFSTIFVSKYNKIALKNTGIKIELVAKIEDVASMLFG, via the coding sequence ATGTCAAAAGTTAAAACCTCTTTTTTCTGTCAGAGTTGCGGTACTTCCTATGCTAAATGGCAAGGCCAATGCAACGCCTGCAAAGAATGGAATACCATTGCCGAAGAAATCATTCAAAAACAAGATAAGGTTGCCTGGAAAAGTGAACCAACTCCAAGCAATAGAGCACCCAAACCTTTAAAAATAACTGAAATTGATTCGACTCAGGAAATCCGAATGGACACAACTGATGCCGAATTGAATCGCGTATTGGGTGGCGGAATCGTACCCGGTTCTTTAACGCTGTTAGGCGGTGAACCTGGAATTGGAAAGAGTACGCTTTTACTCCAAATTTCATTAAAACTACCTTATAAAACGTTGTATGTTTCGGGCGAAGAAAGTCAGAAGCAAATCAAAATGCGTGCGGAAAGAATTACTCCTTCCAGCGACAATTGCTACATCTTGACTGAAACTAAAACGCAAAACATCTTCAAACAAATTGAAGCCATTGAACCTGAAATCGTCATTATCGATTCGATTCAAACCCTGCATACCGATTATATCGAGTCGACGGCGGGAAGTATTTCGCAAATTAGAGAAACCACTGCCGAACTTATTAAGTTTGCCAAAGAAAGCAATATTCCCGTAATCTTAATTGGTCACATAACCAAAGACGGCAACATCGCTGGACCCAAAATACTGGAACACATGGTAGATACGGTTCTGCAATTTGAAGGCGACAGAAATCACATTTATCGCATTCTTCGTTCCCTAAAAAACCGTTTTGGTTCTACTTCTGAAATTGGAATTTACGAAATGCTAGGCAGCGGATTAAGAGAAGTCTCCAATCCATCGGAAATATTGATTTCGCACAAAGACGAAGAATTATCAGGAACTGCTATTGCTACCACACTCGAAGGCATGCGCCCACTGATGATTGAAATCCAATCCTTAGTAAGTACCGCTGTTTATGGAACGCCACAACGCAGCACCACAGGTTATAATGCTAAACGTCTGAATATGATTCTGGCGGTTTTGGAAAAAAGAGCTGGATTCCGTTTAGGTGCCAAAGACGTTTTCCTAAACATCACAGGTGGAATTACCGTAGATGATCCGGCTATTGATTTGGCTGTTGTAGCCGCTATTTTATCTTCGAATGAGGATATTCCGGTGGATAAAGGTTTCTGTTTTGCGGGTGAAGTAGGTCTTTCAGGCGAAATTAGACCCGTAAACCGCGTAGACCAACGCATTCAGGAAGCTGAAAAATTGGGATTCTCTACCATTTTTGTTTCTAAATACAATAAAATAGCCTTAAAAAACACAGGCATCAAAATCGAATTAGTCGCTAAAATTGAAGATGTGGCAAGTATGCTTTTTGGATAA
- the metG gene encoding methionine--tRNA ligase → MLQNPERYTITAALPYTNGPIHIGHLAGVYVPADIYSRYLRLQNRDVLFVCGSDEHGVAISMKAKKEGITPQEVIDKYDGIIRKSFADFGIAFDNYSRTSLPIHHETASDFFKKLYDNGDFIEEVTEQLYDAKANQFLADRFVTGTCPKCGNEEAYGDQCEKCGSTLNATDLINPKSTITGETPVLKSTKHWFLPLDRYDAFLREWILEGHKNDWKPNVYGQVKSWIDGGLEPRAVTRDLDWGIDVPVEGAEGKKLYVWFDAPIGYISSTKEWAAREGKEWEPYWKNENTKLVHFIGKDNIVFHCVIFPAMLKAEGSYILPENVPANEFLNLEGNKLSTSKNWAVWLHEYLEEFPDQQDVLRYALTSNAPETKDNDFTWKDFQARNNNELVAIFGNFINRVVVLTNKYYNGIVPTPNELTEVDEQTLAELQAYPAVISSSLERYRFREALGEMMNAARLGNKYLADEEPWKVIKDNPERVQTQMYVALQIAAALSSLCEPFLPFTAAKLKRILNLDDVKIDWNTITDTADVMPAGHQIGQTELLFSKIEDEAIQKQIDKLEATKTANLAENKKAEPQKDLIQFEDFAKMDLRVGTILEAEKMPKANKLLVLKVDTGIDVRTIVSGIAESFKPEDIIGKRVTVLVNLAPRALRGVESQGMILMTNNAEGKLVFVNPDADGVGNGETIN, encoded by the coding sequence ATGTTACAAAATCCAGAAAGATATACGATTACAGCGGCTTTGCCATATACTAACGGGCCTATTCATATTGGGCATTTAGCGGGGGTTTATGTTCCTGCTGATATTTATTCGCGTTATTTGCGTTTGCAAAATCGTGATGTTTTGTTTGTGTGCGGAAGCGACGAACACGGAGTTGCGATTTCGATGAAAGCCAAAAAAGAAGGGATTACACCTCAGGAAGTAATTGATAAATACGACGGAATTATCCGTAAATCATTCGCTGATTTTGGAATTGCATTCGATAATTATTCGAGAACTTCATTGCCTATTCACCATGAAACGGCTTCGGATTTCTTTAAAAAGCTATATGATAATGGCGATTTTATCGAAGAAGTAACGGAACAATTGTATGATGCTAAAGCGAATCAGTTTTTGGCAGACCGTTTTGTAACGGGAACTTGCCCTAAATGTGGTAACGAAGAAGCTTATGGGGATCAATGCGAGAAATGCGGTTCGACTTTGAACGCTACCGATTTGATTAATCCAAAATCGACTATTACCGGTGAAACTCCGGTTTTGAAATCAACAAAACACTGGTTTTTGCCATTGGATCGTTATGATGCTTTCCTGAGAGAATGGATTTTGGAAGGTCATAAAAACGACTGGAAACCGAATGTGTACGGACAAGTAAAATCATGGATTGACGGAGGTTTGGAACCACGTGCCGTAACCCGTGACTTAGACTGGGGAATTGATGTTCCGGTTGAAGGCGCCGAAGGTAAAAAGTTATATGTATGGTTTGATGCGCCTATCGGATATATTTCGTCAACCAAAGAATGGGCAGCGAGAGAAGGAAAAGAGTGGGAGCCTTATTGGAAAAATGAAAATACCAAGTTGGTTCACTTTATCGGAAAAGATAATATCGTTTTCCACTGCGTGATTTTTCCAGCGATGTTAAAAGCAGAAGGAAGCTATATTTTACCCGAAAATGTACCGGCAAATGAGTTCCTGAATTTAGAAGGGAACAAATTATCAACTTCTAAAAACTGGGCGGTTTGGCTGCACGAATATTTAGAAGAATTCCCAGATCAGCAGGATGTTTTGCGTTATGCTTTGACTTCGAATGCACCGGAAACTAAAGACAACGACTTTACTTGGAAAGATTTTCAGGCTAGAAATAACAATGAGTTGGTAGCTATTTTTGGTAACTTCATCAACCGTGTTGTGGTATTAACTAACAAATACTACAACGGAATTGTGCCAACTCCAAACGAATTAACAGAAGTTGACGAGCAAACTTTAGCGGAATTACAAGCCTATCCGGCGGTAATTTCGAGTTCACTTGAGCGTTATAGATTCAGAGAAGCTTTAGGCGAGATGATGAATGCAGCTCGTTTAGGGAATAAATATTTGGCAGATGAAGAACCTTGGAAAGTAATTAAAGATAATCCGGAGCGTGTACAAACGCAAATGTATGTGGCATTGCAAATTGCAGCGGCTTTGAGTTCGCTTTGTGAGCCTTTCTTGCCATTTACTGCGGCTAAATTGAAACGTATTTTAAACTTAGACGATGTAAAAATCGATTGGAATACAATAACTGATACTGCTGATGTAATGCCTGCTGGTCACCAAATTGGTCAGACAGAATTACTTTTTTCAAAAATTGAAGACGAAGCAATACAAAAACAAATAGATAAATTGGAAGCAACTAAAACAGCTAATTTGGCTGAAAATAAAAAGGCAGAACCACAAAAAGATTTAATTCAGTTTGAAGATTTTGCTAAAATGGATTTACGTGTTGGAACTATTTTAGAAGCGGAAAAAATGCCAAAAGCGAACAAACTATTGGTTTTAAAAGTAGATACCGGAATTGATGTTCGTACTATTGTTTCTGGAATTGCCGAAAGTTTCAAACCAGAGGATATCATCGGAAAACGAGTTACTGTTTTAGTCAACTTGGCACCAAGAGCTTTACGTGGTGTAGAAAGCCAAGGAATGATTTTGATGACGAATAATGCCGAAGGCAAATTAGTTTTCGTAAATCCGGATGCTGATGGAGTAGGGAATGGAGAGACGATTAATTAA
- a CDS encoding HAD family hydrolase: MSFKVIAFDADDTLFVNETYFLETEEKFCALMSDYLSHQGLSQELFRIEIKNLSIYGYGIKAYILSMIEAAMTISNNTIPVEVVGKIIEYGKELLEKPIVLLDGVEETLESLYGKYKLVVATKGDLLDQRRKLHNSGLGKYFHHIEVMSDKQEQDYLDLIKRLEIEPSEFYMIGNSLKSDVLPVLNIGGYAAHIPFHTTWAHEKIDHEVRHENFRSFEKITEILELFR, encoded by the coding sequence ATGTCTTTTAAAGTAATTGCATTTGATGCTGATGATACGTTGTTTGTAAATGAAACCTATTTTTTAGAAACAGAGGAAAAATTCTGTGCTTTAATGAGTGATTACCTTTCGCATCAAGGGCTTTCGCAGGAGCTTTTTAGAATTGAAATCAAAAATTTATCCATATACGGTTATGGAATTAAAGCTTATATACTTTCGATGATTGAAGCCGCGATGACCATATCAAATAATACGATTCCTGTTGAAGTAGTTGGTAAAATTATTGAATACGGTAAGGAATTATTAGAGAAGCCAATTGTGCTTTTGGATGGTGTCGAAGAAACTTTAGAATCTTTGTATGGTAAATACAAATTAGTAGTTGCTACCAAAGGGGATTTGCTGGATCAACGACGTAAATTGCACAATTCAGGTTTGGGGAAATATTTTCACCATATCGAAGTGATGTCGGACAAACAAGAACAGGACTATCTGGATTTGATAAAACGTTTAGAAATTGAACCATCTGAATTTTATATGATTGGGAATTCACTTAAATCGGATGTTTTGCCGGTTTTGAATATCGGAGGGTACGCTGCACACATTCCATTTCATACCACCTGGGCGCATGAGAAGATTGATCATGAAGTGAGGCATGAAAATTTTAGATCTTTTGAAAAAATTACCGAAATATTGGAGTTGTTTAGATAA
- a CDS encoding ferritin yields the protein MLLKNIENALNKQIRIEAESSQTYLSMACWAEVHGLEGIAQFMYAQSDEERAHMLKLIKYVNERGGHAQVTDLKAPKTTYTTFKEMFEELYKHEVFVSDSINELVHITFSEKDYATHNFLQWYVSEQIEEEATAKNILDKINLIGDDKGGLYLFDRDIQQLAVTNSTTNSLK from the coding sequence ATGTTATTAAAAAATATAGAAAACGCATTAAATAAACAAATTCGCATTGAAGCTGAATCTTCTCAAACTTATTTATCAATGGCTTGTTGGGCTGAGGTTCATGGTTTAGAAGGGATTGCACAATTTATGTATGCCCAGTCTGACGAAGAACGTGCTCATATGCTTAAATTGATTAAATATGTAAATGAACGAGGCGGTCATGCTCAGGTCACCGACTTGAAAGCGCCTAAAACAACTTATACTACTTTCAAAGAAATGTTTGAAGAATTATACAAACATGAGGTTTTTGTTTCTGATTCGATTAACGAATTGGTGCATATTACTTTTTCTGAGAAAGATTATGCAACGCATAATTTCTTGCAATGGTATGTTTCTGAGCAAATCGAAGAAGAAGCTACTGCTAAGAATATTTTGGATAAAATTAACCTTATTGGTGACGATAAAGGAGGTTTGTATTTGTTTGATCGCGACATTCAACAGTTGGCAGTTACCAATTCAACAACGAATAGTCTCAAATAA
- a CDS encoding single-stranded DNA-binding protein — protein MNALRNKVQLIGHLGNDPEIKNFDGGKKLANFTLATNESYKNEKGEKIEETQWHRLVAWGKTAEIIEKYVTKGKEIAIEGKLTHRSYDDKNGEKRYVTEVVVSDLLLLGKP, from the coding sequence ATGAATGCATTAAGAAACAAAGTACAGTTAATCGGTCACTTAGGAAACGATCCAGAAATCAAAAATTTTGATGGAGGTAAAAAATTAGCCAATTTTACTTTGGCTACTAATGAAAGTTATAAAAATGAAAAAGGTGAAAAAATAGAAGAAACCCAATGGCATCGTTTAGTAGCTTGGGGCAAAACTGCCGAAATTATTGAAAAATACGTGACTAAAGGTAAAGAAATTGCTATTGAAGGCAAATTAACACACCGCAGTTATGACGATAAAAACGGTGAAAAACGTTATGTGACTGAAGTAGTAGTTTCTGATTTACTTTTATTAGGAAAACCATAA
- a CDS encoding M28 family peptidase translates to MKKDLSSIVAMLFFTGIIACLYLSLMPRWTNNDEKPLDEFSTKRAMVHVSKMSQKPHYVGADYHNHVAEYLQFELTKLGLQPQSQEGYTLTEWGNLTQSRNIIARIEGTGNGKALLLLSHYDSAPHSESKGASDNAVGVATILESVRAFLQTKTAPKNDIIILFTDAEELGLNGAALFVTQHKWAKEVGLVLNLEARGTSGPSYMLMETNEGNAGMVKQFDEASPSFAVSNSLMYSIYKMLPNDTDLTVFREQGQIQGFNFAFIDGHYNYHTAQDDVKHLDRNSLAHQGSYLMPLLHYFSNSNLNELQSAEDEVYFTIPFSFISYPFSWVVPMLIVATVLLLFFIFLGIAKRILTVPKMLSGFVPFLGTMFTAALLTFLGWQILLQVYPQYNDLLNGFTYNGHDYIAAFVFLSVAIAFAFYHFFAPNKITANHFVAPLFIWLFLNGAIAFGLQGAGFLIIPLYFGIFTFGFYILTQKYNPILNLVLCIPVLWIVVPFIQMFPIGLGLKILYVSAILTALCFGLLLTVLGNFVQKRTWSVLFLLVSIGFFAKAHTESEYEKGKAKSNSLVYLYDADTNYAQWLTYDKNLDSWTKSYLGENPQEPKGLEAIPLFSKYDTQFTYSNSAPIQKLAEPTIEFLRDSIADSRRYLKIRISPNRKVNRYDIFANEKMDLYNIRANGVAHLEQKGKIYKREGKRLLSYYVVNNAPLDLEFNINVKTVMDMQLVESSFDLMQHTMFNIRKRADWMMPTPFVLTDAIAIKKSIRPSGRVIQDTVPVIVSKMKYRKPIRVEQVSVVDSIN, encoded by the coding sequence ATGAAAAAAGATTTATCCTCAATCGTAGCAATGCTGTTTTTTACAGGGATAATTGCTTGTTTATACCTAAGCCTTATGCCCAGGTGGACAAACAATGATGAAAAACCTTTGGACGAATTTTCGACCAAAAGAGCTATGGTTCATGTTAGTAAAATGAGTCAAAAGCCACATTATGTAGGTGCTGATTATCACAATCACGTGGCCGAATATTTGCAGTTTGAATTAACAAAGTTAGGTTTGCAACCACAATCTCAAGAAGGATATACCTTAACCGAATGGGGAAATCTTACTCAATCGCGTAATATTATTGCTAGAATAGAAGGGACTGGAAACGGCAAAGCCTTGTTGCTGCTTTCGCATTATGATAGCGCACCACATTCGGAATCAAAAGGAGCTAGTGATAATGCTGTAGGTGTTGCTACGATTTTAGAAAGTGTTCGGGCCTTTTTACAAACTAAAACAGCACCTAAAAATGATATTATTATTTTGTTTACTGATGCCGAAGAATTAGGTTTGAATGGCGCTGCTCTTTTTGTAACCCAACACAAGTGGGCTAAGGAAGTAGGTTTGGTATTAAATTTAGAAGCCAGAGGAACGTCAGGCCCTAGTTATATGTTAATGGAAACTAACGAGGGCAATGCAGGAATGGTTAAACAATTTGATGAAGCTAGTCCAAGTTTTGCAGTTTCTAATTCGTTAATGTATAGCATCTATAAAATGCTGCCTAATGATACGGATTTGACCGTTTTTAGAGAACAAGGACAAATTCAAGGGTTTAATTTTGCTTTTATTGATGGTCATTACAATTATCATACAGCCCAAGATGATGTGAAGCACCTAGATAGGAATTCGCTAGCGCATCAAGGTTCTTATTTAATGCCTCTATTACACTATTTTTCCAATAGTAATTTAAATGAGCTTCAATCAGCAGAAGATGAAGTCTATTTTACCATTCCTTTTAGTTTTATCAGTTATCCTTTTAGTTGGGTAGTTCCTATGTTGATTGTAGCTACTGTATTGCTGTTGTTTTTTATCTTTTTAGGGATAGCCAAAAGAATTTTGACCGTTCCCAAAATGCTTTCGGGTTTTGTTCCGTTTTTAGGAACGATGTTTACAGCCGCTTTGCTCACTTTTTTAGGATGGCAAATTTTGCTACAAGTTTATCCACAATACAATGATTTACTCAATGGATTTACCTACAACGGTCACGATTATATTGCTGCTTTTGTATTTTTAAGTGTCGCAATCGCTTTTGCTTTTTATCATTTTTTTGCCCCAAATAAAATTACAGCCAATCATTTTGTGGCTCCATTATTTATTTGGTTATTTCTTAATGGCGCCATTGCTTTTGGTTTGCAAGGCGCTGGTTTTTTAATCATTCCTCTTTATTTCGGGATTTTTACCTTTGGGTTTTATATTCTTACTCAAAAATACAATCCAATCTTAAATCTAGTACTTTGTATTCCGGTTTTATGGATTGTGGTGCCTTTTATCCAAATGTTTCCAATAGGTTTAGGATTGAAAATACTATATGTAAGCGCAATACTCACTGCACTTTGTTTTGGTTTGCTTTTAACTGTTTTGGGAAATTTTGTTCAAAAAAGAACTTGGTCGGTACTTTTTCTTTTGGTTTCTATAGGCTTTTTTGCGAAAGCGCACACCGAATCCGAATATGAAAAAGGCAAAGCCAAATCAAACAGCTTAGTTTACCTTTATGATGCCGATACGAATTATGCCCAATGGCTTACTTATGATAAAAATTTAGATTCCTGGACTAAAAGTTATCTGGGTGAAAATCCACAAGAGCCAAAAGGGCTAGAAGCTATTCCGCTTTTTAGCAAATATGATACACAATTCACCTATTCAAATTCAGCGCCAATACAAAAACTTGCCGAACCTACCATCGAATTTTTGAGAGACAGTATTGCCGATAGTCGACGTTATTTGAAAATTAGAATTTCGCCCAATCGGAAAGTGAATCGCTATGATATTTTTGCCAATGAAAAAATGGATTTGTATAATATAAGGGCTAATGGTGTGGCACATTTGGAACAAAAAGGGAAAATTTATAAAAGGGAAGGGAAACGATTGTTGAGTTACTATGTAGTGAATAATGCGCCCTTAGACTTGGAATTTAATATCAATGTGAAAACAGTTATGGATATGCAATTAGTAGAAAGTTCCTTTGATTTGATGCAACATACAATGTTTAACATTCGTAAACGCGCTGATTGGATGATGCCAACGCCTTTTGTACTTACAGATGCTATTGCGATTAAAAAATCTATTCGTCCAAGCGGAAGAGTAATTCAGGATACGGTGCCTGTTATTGTGTCTAAGATGAAATATAGGAAACCAATTAGAGTTGAACAAGTCTCGGTAGTTGATAGTATTAATTGA
- a CDS encoding sensor histidine kinase, protein MSNVAKSKNITIQSEIEKDLYVFADTNMLETIFRNLIANAIKFTNNNGKVLISSKKEHNQTLFIVEDNGTGIASDKIGNLFTSNQKETTLGTNNESGTGLGLMLCKDFVEKHGGEIWVNSKLGEGSSFVFSIPDHD, encoded by the coding sequence TTGAGCAATGTTGCTAAGAGTAAAAACATAACGATCCAATCTGAAATTGAAAAAGACCTATATGTTTTTGCCGACACAAATATGCTCGAAACCATATTTAGAAATCTAATTGCAAATGCCATAAAATTCACCAATAACAACGGTAAAGTATTGATTTCCTCAAAAAAAGAACACAATCAAACACTATTTATTGTTGAAGATAATGGAACAGGTATTGCTTCAGATAAAATTGGAAACTTATTTACCAGCAATCAAAAAGAAACTACTCTAGGAACCAATAATGAATCTGGAACAGGTTTAGGACTGATGCTTTGCAAAGATTTCGTAGAAAAGCATGGGGGTGAAATTTGGGTCAACAGTAAACTAGGTGAAGGAAGTAGCTTTGTTTTCAGCATCCCAGATCACGACTAA